A genome region from Populus alba chromosome 3, ASM523922v2, whole genome shotgun sequence includes the following:
- the LOC118054446 gene encoding GEM-like protein 5, whose amino-acid sequence MRRTPQETEAQRVSYPTVQSSPEAKEAEFHEATSVTEESQPNNQPPASDEETKKWGTHIMGAPAAPNVHSENQQAALWNDSEHQQIYEHPYLVYTEKSQKSAQKSLEPVIQKFQEWGKKTETTARNIWHNLKTGPSVPQAAWGKVNLTAKAIKEGGFESLFKQIFETGPNEKLMKTFACYLSTSTGPVAGTLYLSTARVAFCSDRRLCHPSPSGEEAWSYYKVTIPLGKMSTVNPVTMKESPPEKYIQIVTIDGYEFWFMGFVKFEKASQLIWFVIV is encoded by the exons CGCACCCCTCAAGAGACAGAAGCCCAACGTGTGTCATACCCAACAGTACAATCATCTCCTGAAGCCAAAGAGGCAGAATTCCATGAAGCAACCTCTGTCACAGAAGAATCACAGCCTAATAATCAACCACCGGCATCAGACGAGGAAACCAAGAAATGGGGAACACACATCATGGGAGCCCCAGCGGCACCTAACGTCCACTCTGAAAATCAACAAGCTGCCTTATGGAATGACAGTGAGCACCAGCAAATCTACGAGCATCCATACCTGGTTtatacagaaaaatcacaaaagtCAGCCCAGAAATCATTGGAACCTGTGATTCAGAAATTCCAAGAATGGGGCAAGAAAACAGAGACCACAGCCCGTAACATCTGGCACAATC TTAAAACAGGGCCATCTGTGCCACAAGCTGCGTGGGGTAAGGTAAACCTGACCGCAAAAGCAATCAAAGAGGGTGGCTTTGAGTCTCTCTTCAAGCAGATTTTCGAAACTGGTCCTAATGAGAAGCTGATGAAGACTTTTGCTTGTTACCTTTCCACATCTACTGGCCCAGTTGCCGGGACGCTCTATCTATCAACTGCTCGAGTCGCTTTCTGCAGTGACCGTCGTCTGTGCCATCCTTCTCCTTCAGGAGAGGAGGCTTGGAGCTACTACAAG GTTACGATACCCTTGGGAAAAATGAGCACAGTCAACCCAGTTACCATGAAAGAAAGTCCACCAGAGAAGTACATTCAGATTGTCACCATTGACGGGTACGAATTCTGGTTCATGGGTTTCGTCAAATTTGAGAAGGCATCCCAGTTGATTTGGTTTGTTATTGTTTAG